The Panulirus ornatus isolate Po-2019 chromosome 21, ASM3632096v1, whole genome shotgun sequence nucleotide sequence ctgaaaccacatctccctttccacatccaggccccacaaaactttccatggtttaccccagacgcttcacatgccctggttcaatccattgacagcacgtcgaccccggtataccacatcgttccagttcactctattccttgcatgcctttcaccctcctgcatgttcaggccccgatcgctcaaaatctttatcactccatccttccacctccaatttggtctcccacttctcctcattcccttcacctctgacacatatatcctctttgtcaatcgttcctcactcattctctccatgtgaccaaaccatttcaaaacaccctcttctgctctctcaaccacactcttttcatcaccacacacctctcttaccctttcattacttacttgatcaaaccacctcacaccacatattgtcctcaaacatctcatttccagcacatccaccctcctctgcacaactctatagctcatgcctcgcaacaataaaacattgttggaaccactattccttcaaacatacccatttttgctttccgagataatgttttcgccttccacacatttttcaacgctcccagaactttcgccccctcccccaccttgtgactcacttcctcttccatggttccatccgctgccaaatccactcccagatatctaaaacacttcacttcctccagtttttctccattcaaacttacctcccaattgacttgtctctcaaccctgctgtacctaataaccttgctcttattcacatttagtctcagctttcttctttcacacactttaccaagctcagtcaccagcttctgcagcgaacaacaactgactcacttcccaagctctctcatcaacaacagactgcatgcttgcccctctctccaaaacttttgcattcacctccctaaaaactccatccataaacaaattaaacaaccatggagacatcatgcacccctgctgcaaaccgacattcactgagaaccaatcactttcctctcttcccacttgtacacatgccttacatcttcgataaaaacttttcactgcttccagcaacttgcctcccacaccatatattcttaataccttccacagagcatctctatcaactccatcatatgccttctccagatccataaatgctacatacagatccatttgcttttctaagtatttcttacacacattcttcaaagcaaacacctgatccacacatcctctaccacttctgaaaccacactgctcttccccaatctgatgctcgtacatgccttcaccctctcaatcgataccctcccataaagtttcccaggaatactcaacaaacttatacatctgtaatttgagcactcacctttatcccctttgcctttgtacaatggcactatgcatgcattccaccaatcctcaggcacctcgccatgagtcatacatacaataaatatccttaacaaccagtcaacaacaaagtcatccccttttttttataaaattccactgcaataccatccaataataataataataataataataatatccttgTACAACGCCCTGCTAATAACAGTATCACCTCCTACACACAAGGTAAGCAGTGACCTACTGGCATGGAAGAGCCATACTGTCCTTTGTCTTACTTTGGTAGGAACCAATTACATTCTTGTAAAATTAAATACTCTTTTCacacaatgaaaataaaaatggtgtGAAGTTGCATATGTTTTAGTTTTCACCACAACTCAACCCACTTAAAGTTGCATATGTTTTAGTTTTCACCACAATCAactcacttaaaaaaaagaaaaaaaaattgaccacAAAAAAGTGTTAAATAATAAAAATGCTGACATTCTTATGCTTTACACTAGTGGGATCAGAAACTGAATATGAGTTATACTATACTATAGATGATACactgaaaaaataaagaacaaaTAATGAGAAATTTTCCCATAAGTGTTCAATCTCTTTAGGGTTCCcctttattttcatacttttcgttTCTTATTCTGTTGGTTCATATAGGTTAGGTCTAGGTTAGGGCTAAGTAAGTTAAGGTCACCTTAAAAATTTTGCTAACATGTATGGTTTCACTGTAACCTATTTTAGAAAAAATCCACCCCTATGTAGTATACTGTTAAGCAACATATTGGATGCATACAACAATATAATCTTTGAAGTATTATACTGATACAATAAAATCAAATTCTATAACAATACAATAAAATTAAATTCTATAACAATCTCATCCTTTGGTGTGATGTTATATGCTTGAGAGTGTTGCATGGGGTACAGTAGGTTGGGGAGCTGTGATGGTATGGGGGAGCAGATGGCTGCACCTGTTGCAATTGCTTTGCACCACTTGGCCCTGGGTGTGGATAAGAGGCAACAGGGGGAAAGTCATGCTGCAGGGTGTTACTTATCCGCCCTGCAAAATCCTTTTACCTCCAAGCACAGAGATAAGAAGCCCTTAAAAAAGTTGCTTCCATCAGATTCTGGGTCTTCAATTTCATATTCAGAGTTTGATTCAAACTGTGCAAGGGCATCATCAAGTCCATCTTCAGATGATgtccacatgcacatatgcaaCTGAGCAATGTGATGGAACTGAACAAACATGGGGTGTTTATGACCCTAAATATCCAGAAATATAACAACACACTTTTAAAGCAAAACTTCCCACCCCTTTTACAGAGGGATGAGATGTTTGTTGTATGCACTGAGGGGCATTTCTTGTGAGAAACAACAGCACTTCACTCTCaaatattcaaaagtttgaactaGTAAAATATAAAATACACCAATGAACACTATATAATCACTTTACAAACAGGCTAACATTACAGCACACTGGAAGGCAGGAGTGTATAAGATGGAAAAGTAAAGATCTTTAAAGGGCTAGTGCACAGCACCTTGTGGCTTCGTAAATCATTGCACATGCTACAAAGGGTTACCATATTTCACAAGAAAGATGGATTACCATTAGAAAGCAGGCTGTGAGGAGACATGTCAAAAATTTGAGTGCTAATTGGAATTACTCTAGTTTTTCATCCGAATGATGAGGCTGTGGCATCAGGTAAAAATTGGATAAGACTAGATATTGATGTGACAATTGCATCATGGTGTATGAGGGTGTTAATAATAATATCCCAGCCAATGTCATGTACTCAATGAATTGGCTGTAGGATAACAACCCTCTCCAGTATTTGAAACCTGGCTTACTCACTCATTTTTCAGAATCACTGATACCAACCACTACATCTTAGAAGCATGGTATGCTATGGCAATGCTTCAAGTTAATCAAGCTTACAGGTTTGTGACAGACatcaaatgatgataattaatcacagacaacagacaagtgaaaagaaacagttttcaaTACTACTGCCCCAATGCCTCTTACCTGTATGACCTCGGATATGATAAACCAGTGAGTTTTTGTGTGTGAAGACCCTCGGACACATTGTGCAAGTATAACCACCTTTTACTGCCTTTCctattttgatctttttttttggtgCTCCCTTATTCTGTGGTCCTTCTTCTTTATGTTCAATCTTCCTATGTGTCATTAACTTTGTTTTGGACTTGAAGACCCTGTAGCAATCCTCACAATTAAACTCAGGTGGATTTTCACTATGCTCAGACTGAACATGGGAGTCAAGTGCCATCTGTGTGCGGTAACTCTTGGGACACGCAACACATGTATAGGGCTTTTCAATGGAATTGGTTTCATCTTCCTCTATATGAGTAACTTTTAAGTGAACCTCAAGCATACTCTCTTTCCGAAAAGTTTTGTTGCACAATTCACACTTAAAATGTTCTCTAGAGTGAACTAGAAAGTGCTCTTGAAGAGCCTCTGCACTTTCAAAttctccaccacacacttcacacttgTGCTTTTTGTATGGTTCATAATGACCTTTTAAATGTTCAAAAAATTTTAGTTGACTATCAAATCCCTTTCCACATAACTCACAGTTGAAAGGCTTAGGTTTAATTGGAAGAGGTGTGTGAGTTTGTTTATGGGCTGTAAACTGCTGCTGATTGGTAAACTGTTCTCCACACTGAGCACATTTATAGCACTTGACATGCTTTTTCGTTGCTTTCAGTTTTTTTggaattctttttttgtgtggcaAGGATTTCTTTCCATCAGTGTTATAATTGCCACTTGTCTCTGGGTCTTCATCATTAGAATCCAGTTCCTCCTctggtgggtcctcctcctccaatacttCTTCCAATGGGTCCTCCTCTTCATATTCTGCACCGATAACCATTGCTTCCACTTTGACTAGTTGTTCAGGAAGATGAGGTAATATTTCTTCCTCCTTTAAGTTTTGATTTACATACTCAACATACTCTGGTCTACGGCGGATGGGGCGGCCACTGCGAGACACAAGAGGCATGTGTTGAGTAGTATGTTGCTGTTGCTCTTGATCATCATCTTGACTACTCTGATCTGTCTTTGGAATTTGTTGCTGAAACTGtttctgctggtgttgctgttgtaaCTGTgactgctgttgctggtgctgatgtttttggtgttgctgttgctgctggatgTGTACTTGTGGTTGGATTTGTCGCTGTTGCGGCTGCTGAAATTGGAatgccttctgctgctgctgctgcaacctgTGAGGATGTTGTAACTGTctctgttgatgctgctgctgctgttgttcttgatgctgttgCTGAAGCTgtctctgttgctgctgctgctgctgttgttgtagctgctgctgcaaCTGTCTTTTCTGAAGTTCTAGTTTATTTGGTTTCCGGTAATCATGTAATGCATGAGGCAGACCATCATGATCAAGCTGAACAAGATTTGCTGTCGTAACATCTGGAAGGATATGATCCAATTCTTGAtcctgtgtctgttgttgttgttgctgctgctgctgttgttgttgctcttgCTGTTGGAGATATATATCAGAATAAGCTCTTTCTAAGAGCTGAGCTTTAGGGGTCTGGTGCTCATGTCGAGCATGATGAGTGCTGGAAATtgaaggagcagcagtagtggttGGGTtaataacatcaaaatacagttcCAGGGGAGCAGAAGCTGGGGCTCCTTTAATAGTTGCATCATTCATATCTACAAAAGCAACATTGTCTACAGAAACAAGAGCATCTGGAAATTTGGCTTGCTGATCATCTTGGAGAGGCATCTGAGTCACATATTCCAAGCTGCCATAAGAATCTTGTGTACTACTTCCTGCAGTAGTAAAAGTCACTGCTGGACTAACGTTACTTAGTGCACGAGATCCCTGGGCAATGACACCTTCTAGGAGTGTTTGGGTGCTGCCAGAAGATGCAGGAGCATAATGCTGAGGTGTTGCACCCAAAGAAGTCAGACCACTGGTGCCAAGGGTTCCTGAAGGCCCATGAAGCCCCAGCTGGTCTAGGGGTGCTGCATCCATCTTAGGTAAACTGACAATATTCATTTCTAAAGATCCGCTGCCTCCCAAGATGCTGCCATCTTCACTTTCTGACATCACTTACTCCTGCAATACAAGAGAAATCCTTTACAAATTACTATTTCAaacacttatgaaaaaaaaattcaatcataATTTTAGCAAAACAGGTCACCCTATTCATTCCCTACCTTTAATAAACACCTCAATGGTGTCAATGGAGTACAACAAGATCAATAATAAATTTA carries:
- the LOC139756366 gene encoding uncharacterized protein translates to MSESEDGSILGGSGSLEMNIVSLPKMDAAPLDQLGLHGPSGTLGTSGLTSLGATPQHYAPASSGSTQTLLEGVIAQGSRALSNVSPAVTFTTAGSSTQDSYGSLEYVTQMPLQDDQQAKFPDALVSVDNVAFVDMNDATIKGAPASAPLELYFDVINPTTTAAPSISSTHHARHEHQTPKAQLLERAYSDIYLQQQEQQQQQQQQQQQQTQDQELDHILPDVTTANLVQLDHDGLPHALHDYRKPNKLELQKRQLQQQLQQQQQQQQQRQLQQQHQEQQQQQHQQRQLQHPHRLQQQQQKAFQFQQPQQRQIQPQVHIQQQQQHQKHQHQQQQSQLQQQHQQKQFQQQIPKTDQSSQDDDQEQQQHTTQHMPLVSRSGRPIRRRPEYVEYVNQNLKEEEILPHLPEQLVKVEAMVIGAEYEEEDPLEEVLEEEDPPEEELDSNDEDPETSGNYNTDGKKSLPHKKRIPKKLKATKKHVKCYKCAQCGEQFTNQQQFTAHKQTHTPLPIKPKPFNCELCGKGFDSQLKFFEHLKGHYEPYKKHKCEVCGGEFESAEALQEHFLVHSREHFKCELCNKTFRKESMLEVHLKVTHIEEDETNSIEKPYTCVACPKSYRTQMALDSHVQSEHSENPPEFNCEDCYRVFKSKTKLMTHRKIEHKEEGPQNKGAPKKKIKIGKAVKGGYTCTMCPRVFTHKNSLVYHIRGHTGERPHQCEQCGKAFYAASALKVHLRLHSGEKPYKCQLCEKYFRQWGDLRYHTTSVHSEDRQYQCEYCGKDFKRKYCLVVHRRIHTGEKNYKCEICGKAFRAASYLQNHRRIHTGERPHPCPDCGKPFRVRSDMKRHRQTHMRDAAGSGSGVGTPASGHVTHGGTQSPSPATTAQIVPGTISQAGNQPQLIISDQVPVPGNGDQPIRIMVSGLNAQQVAAAVHPPPAHRQSQHVTVPVSGNIATLTTGPVSPGGTTTTLSPEVIIMDDNTHQPINLNIIPRVITQEQVASSPHTSHATLVTTDDEYQLTNSGRSTLEVREEEGNVYVWHGVITG